The following proteins are encoded in a genomic region of Gemmatimonadota bacterium:
- a CDS encoding glycosyltransferase, with protein sequence MIVLGTAALALLLLTWFVYPLTLVLLARGRRAPSARFDAPPAVSVILASRDHPEQVRDRVADLLATDHPKDRLEVVVGIDPGAGHDLDAYRRLLPAGVTVVPGDGPPGKPGNLNAAVRASRNPLLVFADTGQRFAPTAIARLVADLAHPQVGAVSGGYRISQGNPVTRIYWVLERLLRRSEAALHSMVGVTGAIYAIRRELWSDLPAGLLCDDLWVPLQIVRGGHRVLFREDALATDPRTFTHAQEYRRKVRTQAGILQLCAWMPEVLIPGRNPIWIQFVFHKLLRMATPVFLILAVVGFLPGALRLLARLGPALPVLLAGVAAGVLLLVALRSGRRVLGEAAWTGVLLAAPLVAAWRAARGHWDVW encoded by the coding sequence TTGATCGTCCTCGGCACGGCGGCGCTGGCGCTGCTCCTGCTCACGTGGTTCGTCTACCCGCTGACGCTCGTCCTCCTCGCCCGCGGACGCCGGGCGCCGTCCGCCCGCTTCGACGCCCCGCCGGCGGTGAGCGTCATCCTGGCCAGCCGCGACCACCCCGAGCAGGTCCGTGACCGGGTCGCCGACCTGCTCGCCACCGACCACCCGAAGGACCGCCTGGAGGTGGTGGTGGGGATCGACCCCGGCGCCGGACACGACCTGGACGCGTACCGGCGTCTGCTGCCTGCGGGCGTGACCGTGGTGCCTGGAGACGGACCGCCGGGGAAGCCCGGGAATCTGAACGCCGCCGTGCGTGCGTCGCGCAACCCGCTGCTGGTCTTCGCCGACACCGGGCAGCGCTTCGCCCCGACCGCCATCGCGCGCCTGGTCGCCGACCTCGCGCACCCGCAGGTGGGGGCCGTGTCGGGCGGCTACCGGATCAGCCAGGGCAATCCCGTGACCCGGATCTACTGGGTGCTGGAGCGGTTGCTGCGCCGCTCGGAGGCCGCCCTCCACAGCATGGTCGGTGTGACCGGCGCCATCTACGCGATCCGGCGCGAGCTGTGGAGCGACCTCCCGGCGGGCCTGCTCTGCGACGACCTGTGGGTGCCGCTGCAGATCGTGCGCGGCGGACACCGCGTGCTGTTCCGGGAGGACGCGCTGGCCACCGATCCCCGAACTTTCACCCACGCGCAGGAGTACCGTCGCAAGGTGCGCACCCAGGCCGGCATCCTGCAGCTCTGCGCATGGATGCCGGAGGTGCTGATCCCGGGGCGGAATCCCATCTGGATCCAGTTCGTCTTCCACAAGCTCCTGCGCATGGCCACGCCGGTCTTCCTGATCCTGGCCGTGGTCGGCTTCCTGCCCGGCGCCCTCCGCCTCCTGGCGAGGCTGGGCCCGGCCCTGCCGGTCCTGCTCGCGGGGGTGGCCGCCGGTGTCCTGCTCCTGGTCGCGCTCCGCAGCGGCCGGCGGGTGCTGGGCGAGGCCGCCTGGACGGGCGTCCTCCTGGCCGCTCCGTTGGTGGCCGCGTGGCGCGCCGCCCGCGGACACTGGGACGTCTGGTGA